From the Candidatus Polarisedimenticolaceae bacterium genome, the window GAGCTCAGGCTCCGGGTCTGGGACAAATGGTTGCTGTCCCCATTTACGGAATACGGTGACCGTCCCCAATCACTCCCCCAGCACGTGCGCGGCGACGCTGCGGCGATGGGGGCGCGTGCGGTGCTCGTAGAGGTAGATCCCCTGCCAGGTGCCCAGCGCCGGGCGGGAATCCAGGATCGGGAGAGACAGCGTGGTCGTCGTCAGCGCCGCGCGCACGTGAGCGGGCATGTCGTCGGGCCCCTCGCTCCGGTGCTCGAAGAGCGGATCCCCCGCGGGAACGAGCCGGCGGAAGAACCGCTCGAAGTCGCGCCGCACCTCGGGGTCCGCGTTCTCCTGGATGAGCAGTGAAGCCGAGGTGTGCCTCACGTGGAGCGTCAGCAGTCCCGTCTCGATCCCGGTCGACTCGACCCACGAAAGGACGTCGTCGGTGAACTCCCACAGACCCGGCCCGCGGGACTCGACGAGGAAGGTGTGCACGAACTGACGCATCCCGGAGAGTATGCCGCGACCGCGATCGCTGGCACCATAAGAGGGTGAAGCGTCTCCGGGTCGCCGCTGTCGCGCTGGTGATCGTCGTCGCCCTCGTCGCCGCGGCGGCGTGGTGGTGGCGGGACCTCCCTCGACGCAGGGTCGAGGCCGCACTGGAGGGGAAACTCTCCGCAGAGGTCCGGCTCGGAAGGCTCGAGATCCGCGGCCTCGACCGCTTCGTCCTTCACGACCTCGAGGTGCGGCGAGTCGCGGGACAGCCGCGTCTCGTGCACGCCGTCGTCCGACGCCTCGAAGCCGACGGCGGTGCCCGCGCGATGCTCGAGGGGCGCTTCGACCGTCTCGGCCTTCGCGGAGCGGAGGTCCGGCTCGGCCCCCCCGACCCTTCGATCCCGCCGCCGCCACCCGGCCCTCCCGCGAAGATCGCCGCCGGGGTACTGACGCTCGCCGAAGGTCGCCTCGTGATCGCGACGGAGGGGGGCGAGACCGCGCTGGACGTCGACGCCGACCTAAGCGACTTCGGGGGCACGACCTCGGGGACGGCGCACGCCGTCGCGGACACGCTCCCGCTCGCCCCGTTCGGCGTCCGGGCCGAGCTCCGTGACGTCGCGACGACGGCCAGGTTCTCGGGGAACGAGGTGGCGCTCGACGCCGTCGCCGTCGCCGACGGCACCACGAGGATCGCGGCGAACGGCACGATGGACCTCGTGACGATCCGGCTCCTCGACGTCGACGCCGAGGTTTCCGGGATCGACGTCGCGCGCTGGCTTCCCCTCGTGCCGGGGCGACCGGAAGGACTCGAGGTTTCGGGCCGGGTCGACCTCCGGGCGCGCATGCCGCGAGGGGCGCCGCTCGCCTGGACGCTCGAGGCGCGCCTCGACGAGCCCCCCGGCGAAGCGAGCCTCGCGGGGACGCTCGACGCCGTGGATCTCCTCGCGGGCGGAGCCGTCCGGGGAACGCTGACGGCGGAACCGGCGTCGATCCCGATCGTGCTCGAGCTCGACGGCAACGTGACGCTCCGCCCCGAGGCGCGCTACGAAGGGACCGCCACCGCGCGGATCGAGGCCCTTCCACCCGTCGCCGTCTCCGGCCACGCGACGCCCAGGCAAGCGGCCGCGACGTTCGCGTGGGAGGGAGCGGCGATCGACGCCCTCGTGCCGCTCGCCGCCCGCCTCGGCGTGACGCTCCCCGAGTCCCTGACGATCGACGGCGCGCTCACGGGGCGGGCGCGCGTCGCGTGGCCTGCCGTGGACCACTTCCTCGATGCCGACGTGACCGTCGCCCGGCTCGCGGCTCGGTGGGGCGAGACCATGCGGCTCGATGACGCGACGTTGCGTGCGAAGCTGGCGACCGCGGCGATCGGCGCTCCCTGGATCGTTCGGGAACTCGCCCTCTCGGGCCGGGCGCAATCTCCCCCGCTCGCGGCCGTGACGCTGACGCTCGGAGGCATGGCGACGGTCGATCCGGCGACCGCGTCGTGCCGCGACGCCTCGCTCGCCTTCACCGCCGGCGACCTCGCCCGCGGAACGATCGCCGGCGCCTGGGACCCGCGCACGGGCGGAGCCGCCGACGTGGAGGTGCGCGGCCTCGAGGCGACGCGGTGGCAGGGCTTCCTGCGCCCCCTCATCGGCGACCCCGCGCCGGGATTCGCCGCGAAGGGCGCCGCGACCGCGACCCTGCGCGTCGCGCTCGATCCCTCGTTCGCGTGGTCCGCGACGGGCACCGCGGCGATCGTCGGCAGCGGCTTCGCCTCCGACGACGGCGGGCGCGTCCTCGAGGGGCTCGACACGCGGTGGGCGCTCGCCGGTTCCGGATCCGGGTCCGCCGTGCGCGCGACCGCGACGGCGGAGGTCGGCGGGTTCCAGGCCCTCTGGGGGAGCTTCTTCGCCGACTACTCCGGACTTCCCTCGACGCTCGCGGCGGATGCCGCGGTCGACGGCGCCGCCTGGACGGGCTCTTTGCGCTGGGCCTGGCCCGGCGGCCCGCTCCTTCAGGCCCGGGTGACGGACGGGGCGGGGAACGGCCGGATCGGCTACGGCGTCACGCTCGAGATCGAGGACCTCGGCTCGACCCTGTCGCGGTACCTGCGCGAACCGCTGGGATCCACCGTCCCCTTCTTCGAGAAGATCGGGGGGCGGGGGGCGTTGCGCCTCGAGGCGGGGGGCACCTTCGGCGACGACGCGATCGTCGCCGCAGGAAGCGTGCGCTCCAGCGGACTGTCCGTCGCGGGCACGCAGGGCGTCGTGGAGGTGGAGGGGCTCGAGCTCGATCTGCCGTTCGATCTCCGCTGGGGGCCACCCGGGCCGGGCGGGTCGCGGCCGCTCGACGGACGGGAACGGGAGGGGTCCCTCCGCTTCTCTCGGTTCGCCGCCGCGGGGATGGAGATCCCGGAGACCTCGACCGGGCTGCGCATCCGGACCGACAGCGTCGAACTGGTCGAACCGTTGGCGGTGCCTCTTCTCGACGGCCTCGTCGGTTTCGAGCGCCTCACCCTGACCGAGTTCGCACGCCCGTCGCGACGCCTCGAGATGGCGATGCTGCTTTCGAAGATCGACCTCGCGACGGCGTCGAAGGCGTTCGGGCTTCCTCCGCTGACGGGATTCGTGGACGGGTACTTCCCCAAGGTCGTCGTGACCGGTGCGTCGTTCCAGGTCGACGGCGGCGGGGAGGTCGGAGTTTTCGGCGGCAAGGTGAGGATCGGCGGGATCTCCGGCGAGGACGTGCTGACGCGTTTCCCCAAGATCCGCCTGTCCGCCGATTTCGAGGAGATCGACCTCGCCCTCGTCACCAGGACCCTCGACTTCGGCGACATGAGCGGGATCGTCCGGGGCCACGTCCACGACCTCACGTTGTTCCGGGGGGTCCCGACGTCGTTCGAGGCGCGCCTCGAAACCGTCGAGCGCGAGGGGGTCCGCGGCCGGATCAACCTGAAGGCGGTGAACAACCTCGCGATCCTGTCGACCGGGAGTCCCGGCCTGCTCGACCGCGGGATCCAGAAGTTCATCGACGCGTTCACCTATCAGCGCCTCGGGATCGAGTTGTCGCTCGCCAACGACGTCTTCCTGATGCGCGGCCTCGAGAAACGCGGCGACCGGGAGCTGTTCGTGAGGGGGCGGCTTCCGTTCCCCATCGACATCGTGAACGCCCAGCCCGGCAGGACCGTCTCCTTCCGCGCGATGCGCGAGCGGATCGGAAACGTGGATTTCAAGGTCGGAGGCTCGGGCCCGCCGCGGAAGCGGTAGCGCGGCTACAATCCACGCCGAGGGAGAAGGAGCCGCCATGAACGCACGCGCCCGGGTTCTCGCACTCTCGCCGGTCCTGCTGACCGCAGCCTGCTTCACGATCAACGTCTATTTCCCGGAAGCCGCGATCCAGGACCTCTCCAACAAGATCGAGGAGCAGGTCGTCAAGGAGGCCGCGGCGAAGGCGGCCGCGGCATCCGACGCCCCGCCGCCGTCCGAGCCCGTGGAGAAGCCGAAGGAGTCCTCGAGCGTCCTCGACCTGTTCCTGGGCACCTCGGTGGCCCACGCCGACGAGGTCGTCGCCCCGGAGGTCTCGAGCCCGGCCATCCGCAAGATCATCGACTCGCGCGCCGGCCGCCTGGACCAGCTGAACGACCTCAAGGCCAAGGGGGTGATCGGCGAGAACAACCAGGGTCTGGTCGAGGCACGCGCCCTCGAGACGCTCGCCGACCTCAAGGCGCGCGCCGACGTGCAGCGCCTCGTGAAGGCGGAGAACATCGACCGCGAGGAGCTCTACAAGGAAGTCGCCGCCGCGAAGGGAGTGGATCTCGCGCAGCTCCCGAAGATCCGCGAGACCTACGCCGAGACGCTGCGCGATCGCGCGAAGCCGGGCGAATGGATCCAGGGCCCCGACGGCGGTTGGAAGCGGAAATAGACCGAGTCCCGTGCCCACCTATCGCATGACCGTCGAGTACGAAGGCACCCGCTACCACGGCTGGCAGGAGCAGAAGAACGCGCGCTCCGTCTCCGGGGAGCTGCACCGCGCCGCGCGGGCGGCGGGGGCGGAGGTCGTCGAGATCGGAGGCTCCGGGCGGACCGACGCGGGAGTCCACGCCTCCGCGCAGGTCGCCCACCTCCGGCTGCGGGCCGGGGTCGATCCGGGCCGCCTGCGCCTGGCCATGAACGACGCGCTCCCGCCCGACGTCCACGTGCTCTCCCTCGAGCCGGCGCCGGACAAGTTCCACGCGCGCCACGATGCGATCCGCCGCACGTACGTCTACCAGATCGCGCGGCGTCGCACGGCCTTCGCCAAGCGATACGTCTGGTGGGTCAAGCGCGCTCTCGACGCCCGCCGGATGCAGGAGGCCGCGGCGTGCCTGGAGGGTCGTCACGACTTCAAGCTGTTCTGCGAGGCGCCGTCCCGTCAGGAGAGCACGCTCGTCGTGGTCGAGGAAGCGCTCGTCGTCGAGGACGGGGGGCTGCTCCTGCTGCGATTCACCGCGTCGCACTTCCTCTGGAAGATGGTCCGTCGCGTCGTCGGCGCCCTCGTCAAGGTCGGCGCGGGGGAGCTGTCGGTCGCGGAATTCCGCCAGCTCGTCGACGGGAACCCGATCCCCGGAATGAAGGACGGCACGGCGGCCTGGACCGCCCCGCCCTCGGGGCTGTTCCTCGCGAAGGTGGCCTACCGCGGGGATCTTCCGGAGGGCCCGGTCATTCGGCCGGTGGTGCCGGTTGCGGCGGAGCCGGCGACGGCCCGGGCTCCCAGCGAACCCGAAAGGTCGTCTCGGGACGCAACGCCTTCCGGAACGCGGCGACGACCTCCGCGTCGGTAGGCGGGGACTTCGAGACGACCCGGATTCTCGGGGCGAACGCCTCGAGGTCGAGCTCACCCCCGTCCCTCGCGCGCCACGACTCGACGAGGAGGTCGGGGGCGACCCAACGCCCCTCGATCGAGCGGAACGCGGCCCAGGCCCCCAGACGGGGGACCGCGAGCGCCGCGTCCGGACCGTCGACGAACCCCTCGCGCTCCAGCACGCGGCCCGCGACCACCACCGACAACTCGGTCGGAAACGGATCGAAGAGGCGCTGGATGCGCTCGTCCAGCGTGTCCTCGCGATCGGCGGGCACCTGGAGCGCGGCCAGCACGCCGTCCCGGGCTTCCGACATCGCGGAGGCCAGCGCGCGCTCGTCGGCGGTCAGGTCGTTCCCCTCCCCGGAGCCGTTCGCCCGCTCCAGGCACGGAACCGCCCTGGACGGATTCGCGAGGAGATAGCCGTAGAGGGCGTGTTCGGCTCGGACGAATCGGGTGACCTCCGCCGCCCATGCTTCCAGCTCCCGAAGTCCGCGACGCTCGTCGGGGGTGCGGGCGGTCCCCCCTTCGGGAACGGTCAGCGTGAACTCCCGCCAGGCGCCGTCCGGGTCCTCGGCGTAGTGCGCGGAGACCGGCGAACCGGAAAACAGCCGCTGCAGGAGCGACGGGTCGTCGATGCGCGCGATCCGCTCCGCCTCGACCACCGCCCCCTTCTCGCGGCGGACGGTTTCGTCGTCCCCTTCGGGCTCGAGCGCTTCGATCCGACGGGTCGAGGCGTCGGTCCGGTCGAGGATCTGGCGCGCCCACCGGTCGATCCGCTCGGCGGCCGGACCGCTGTCGTAGTCCCCCCGGTTGAGCCGGACGAGGGAGGTCACCCGGACCTCCTCGTCCCCGAACCGGATCTCGACCGACTCCGTGACCGGAGGATCCAGACACGCCGCGGCGGCGACGAGGCACGTCGCGACCGCGAGGAGCCGCCTCAACTCGCCGCCTTCACCATCTGCCGCAGCTTGTCGCGGCGGGAACGGCTGAGCTTGAGCTTGACGCCGTCGCGGAGCACGACCGTGCAGTCCCCGTGCGCGGAGGCGCGGATCTCGGAGACGCGCTCGACGTTCACGATGGCGGAGCGGTGGATGCGCAGGAAACGTTTCGGATCCAGGCGCGTCTCGAGCTTGGCCATCGCCTCCCGCAGGAGGTGGGCCTTCCCGCCCACGTGCAGCTCGACGTAGTAGTCCGCGGCCCCGATCCAGTCGATCTCCTCCACCTTGAGAAAGACGATGCGCCCCGACGACTTGATCGCGAGGCGCGCGAGCCAGCGCCCGCCGTCCGCCTCGGTGGACTCGATGCTCCAGCCGCCCTGGGCGCTGGGAGCCCCCTCGCCGCGGAAATGGTCGAGCAGCTGGAGAAGCTTGCGGTTGAGCTCCCCGGCCTTGTGGCGCCGGAGCTGCGACTTCGCCCGGGAAAGCGTCTTCTCGAATCGCTCGTCGTCGAACGGTTTCAGGACGTAGTCGAGCGCGGAGCGCTCGAAGGCGCGGATGGCGTACTGGTCGTGGGCGGTGACGAAGACGACGACCGGCGGCACGTCCCCTTCGAGGCGGTCGATCACCTGGATGCCGTCGAGGCCGGGCATCTGGATGTCCAGGAACACCACCTGCGGGTGCAGCGCGCGGATCGAGCGCAGCGCGGCGTTCCCGTCGGCGGCCTCGCCGACCACCTCGATCTCCGGGTCGCGCTCGAGCAGGAGGCGGACGCCCTCCCGCGCGAGCGGCTCGTCATCCACGATCAGGGCTCGGATCTTCTCGGTACTCATGGGCAACCTCTTGACGGACGTCTTCTTCGAAACGCAAGGGGATCTCGAGCACCGCCTCGGTGCCGCGGCCGCGGCCGGGAAGCAGCTCGAGCCGGAACCGGTCGCCGTACAGCTGGCGCAGCCGCTCGCGCGTGTTGCGGAGGCCGACGCCGCCCCCCGCGCGGACGGAGGGCGTCCCGTCGACGCCGGCGCCGTCGTCGAGGACGCGCAGGCGAAGCGTGTCCCCGAGGACGTCGGCCCGGATGTCGAGCCGCCCGGCGCCGGGCTCGGGCGCGATGCCGTGGCGGATCGCGTTCTCGACGAGCGGCTGGAGGACGAGGTTCGGAACGCGCGCGTCGAGCGCGTCGCGGGGCACGTCGACGCTGACGCGCAGCCTCTCGCCGAAGCGGATCTTCTCGATCGCGAGATACCGATCGAGGAAGTGCATCTCCTCCTCGAGGGTCACCTCCTGCGCGCCGGAATTGTCGAGCGCGAGGCGCAGCAGGTCGCTCAGCCCGGCGATCATCCGCACGGCGGCCTGGTTCTCCCCCTTGCGCACCAGCACGCTGACGGCGTTCAGGGTGTTGAAGAGGAAGTGCGGGTGGAGCTGCATCTTGAGCGCCTCGAGCTTCGCGTGCGCGAGTCTGGCCTCGAGCTGTGCCTCGCGCACCTCGCGCCGCCGCGCCTGTCGGTAGTAGTCCACCGCCAGCGAGAATCCGAGGATCGCCCAGTAGACGAGCAGCTCGACGTGGAACCAGAAATAGAGCCGTACCTGGAAGAACGCCCCGAACGTGGGGGCGGAGCGCCCCGCGGGATCGGTCATCCAGGCCAGCGACAGGCTCACGAAGAGGTGGACGAGGGCGATGACCACGCTCCCGAAGACGTGGAGCGCCGCGTTGCGGACGGCGTGCGGGCGCTGGATCGGGAGACGGCGCCCGGCCCAGACGATCATCGGCGTCAGCAGCGCCCACATCCACCATTCGGGGAGTGCGTAGGCGGCCGCGCGCCAGAAGGCGACGGGCCGCTCGCTCAGCCGTTGGCCGAAGTAGTACTGGCTCGAGTCGACGATCGCGACGAGCGTGAACACGGAGAACACCGCGAGGGCCGCGAGCGTCCCGTGGGAGCGGCGAGGGTGTCCGAGCTCCTTCAAGGTTTTCCGAGTATGCCACCGGGACGATGGGGCGGGAGCGGGAAGGGCCCGCCGACCCGCAGCGGAGGCATGACCAGTGCGACGCTTCGGTTTCTGCGCCGACGGGTCCTTCCCGCTCCCGCCCCGGACCTCGCCTACCAGGTCACCGCGAACTGAACTTGGTACGTTCGGGGATTCTGGAAGAACCCCTGATATGCCGTCGGGGAGCCGAAGGTGTAGTTCGTCTCGAGCTGTGCGTTGTCCCCCGCCGGATTCTCGAACCACGAGCTCGACACCGCGGTGGGCCGTTGCTGATCGGTCACGTTGAACACCTCGAAACGCGTCTCGAAGTTGGTGTTCTTCGCGAACCGGAACCGGTACACGAACGAGAGGTCGATGTTGTAGGTGCTCGGGCCGCGGTGGCTGCCGCGAGGCTCGAAATAGGCGACGAGGCTCTCGGTCTGGTCGTCGTCGAGCGCCTCGTCCCCCGGGGTCCCGAGAGGGCTGTCCTGCTCGCCGTCCGGGCCCGGTCCGACCACCGTGTTCCTCGTGCCGTTGTTCCTCGCGTAGGGGAGGCCGCTGAGGAACTGACCGACGGTGCCGACGGTGAGCCCGTGCCGCGCGCTGCGCAGCGGAATCTGGTAGTAGCCCTGGAACTTGAACGCGTGCGGCGTATCCCAGTCCAGGCGACCGTAACGGTTCTCGGTTGTTTGCGGGACGTCCGGATAGATGTTGAACGAGTCGAAGCTCTCGTCGGACAGGACGTTGCCGATCGCGCGCGACCAGGTGTAGGTCGCGTCGAACGAGAAGTTGTCGGCGAAGCGCTTCTGCGCGCCGAGGACCAGCGCCTCGTATTTCCGTTTGGCCGCGGGGTTGTTCCGGAGGGTCGTGATCTTCTCGGGAATCCCCGACGCGTAATCGTACCGGCCCTGGTTCATCAGGATGTTCGACCAATCCCGCGAGATCGCCCTCGCGGAGAGTCCGAACGTCGGGTTGAGCAGGATCTCGTACGACAACGTGTATTCGTCGATCGACTGCGGCTTCACCTTGGGAGCCGCCTGCGCCGACGATTCGGCCCGAACGCTCGTGATCAGCAGCCACGAGTCGGTGTCGGCCGGGTTCCCGGGATCGGGCGAGGTATTGAAGTAGACGTCGTAGGAGGCCGTGCCTCCGGCAAGACGCGTGAACGGCCCCAGGGTCGTGATGTTGATGCCGGCGAGGTAGCGGGCCGCCGTTCCCTTGACCACGTGTTTCCCGTCGCCGCGCACGTCGAACGAGACGCCCAGGCGCGGCGCGAACCCGGTGTCCTTGATGATCGTCTCGCCGATGTCGGAGACGTTGTTCGACTTCTCCCAGCGGACCCCGAGGTTGAAGGCCCAGTTGGCGTTGAGCTGCCACTCGTCGTTCAGGTAGACCGCCGTGTATTCGTTCCGGGGCGTGGAGTTGTTCGGGAGCACCGGGAAGTCGACCCAGAGGTAGTAGAAACGATTGTCGACGTCGTAGGGGTCGGGGCCGGCGCCCGCGAAGAAGTAGAAGATCGAGTTCCCCTGGATCGCGGTATTCCCGGGGTTGTCCATCTCCTGATAGTCCGCGCCGATCTTGATCGTGTGGGAGCCGAGCTTGTCGGTGTCGAGGAACTTCGTCACGGTCGCTTCGTACTGCTCCCGGTTCCGCGCCTCGGGGAACTCGTCGAAGATGTTGGCGTCGAAGGTCTGGAGCGTCGACAGCTCGATCGCCGGCGCGATCTCGCCGCTCGAGCTCCGGGGGATCCCCGGGATGTCCTCGATCGGCGTCAGCGGCGAGATCTGGAAGGTGTTCTTGAACCGCGCGATCTTCACGTTGGAGATCACCGTCGGGGACCACGTCGCGTTCCAGTCTCCGATCCACTCGAACCCGCCCTGCTTCTGGTTGTCGACGTTGCGCGTGTCGAAGCAGGGTCCCGTGAAGAAGATCTGGCCGTAGCAACGCGTGGTCGTCGCCGGGTCCTCGCTGAAGCTGTACATGAACCGCTGGTTGTTCGTCGCCTGCCAGGTGAGCTTCAACGATCCGATGTCCCCGTCGAACGTGTCGATGAACGACCCGTTGCCGCCCGGCCCCCCCTGGGGGTTCCCCAGGAAGTCCGTCGCCGTCGTCTCGATGCGGTCGTAGGCGAGGAAGAACCATGCGTTGTCCACGACGACCGGCCCGCCGAGGGTGACGCTGAGCTGATCGGCCTTGTCGAAATCCGCGTCGGTGCGGGTCGGAAGGTCCGGTCGCCCGTAGACGAGGGGGCCCCCTTCCGGATCTTCCGGATCCACGGTACCCGGGATGGGCCCTTCCGGGGCGAACCACTGCCGCGCCTTGTCGGCGTAGAGCCGCGTCCACGAGGGCGCCGAGATCACGTCGCGGAACGAGCCGGTGAATTCGTTCCCGCCGGACTTGAGGATGACGTTGCTGATGCCGCCCTGCGTCTGGCCGTACTCCGCGGAGATGCCGGTGAGCTTGACGTCGATCGTCTCGATCGCGTCGTAGTTGAGGTTCCGGCCGAAGGTGCCCGTCACCGGGTCCTTGGAGCTGACGCCGTCCACGAGATAGTTGTTGCTGTTGGACGTCCCGCCGAGGAAGTTGGCGTTCCCGTCGCCGTCGGGGTCGACGACGCCCGGTGCGAACGTCAGCAGCGACAGGTCGCTTCGGGGCACGGGGAGCTGCTCCGTGAACCCCTTCTCGAGGGTGACCGACGATTCCGTGTTGGTCTTGTCCACGATGGGGCGCTCGGCGGTGACCGTCAGCGTCTCGGTGAGCTCGCCTTCCTTCAGCGTCACCGAGAGCGGTGTGGTCTTGTCCACCTCGATGTCCGTGGAGAGCTCGACGGTGATGTACCCCTCGAGCTTCGCGATCACCTTGTAGTCGCCCGCCGGGAGCCCCGGCGCGAAGAATCCGCCCTGGGCGTCCGTGAGCACCACGCGCTCGCGGATGAGGGCGGGCGAATGGATCGAGATGAGCGCGCCGACGACCGGCTCGCCCTTGGAATCGAAGACGGTGCCGCGCAACGTCCCGGTCTGCGTGGAACCCGCCCACGCGGCGAGGGGGACGAGGACCGCGAGCACCAGCGCCCGGAGTCGCTTGCCGTACATGGTCTGCCTCCTGCGGACACTCGGGGGGACTGCCCGCAGCGGAGGGTTTAACGGCGCGGGAGCGCCGCGGCGGCGACGGTTCCGGAGGACGGTCGCCGCCCGCAGCGAGACCCGTCCGCCGTGCAGCCAACCGCTGCTATCCTCGGCCCGCCGTGTTCTCGCGACGCATTCCGTCCGATCTCGAACCGAACGCGCTCGCCCGGGCGCGGGAGGCCGCGGGTCCCGGCGTCCTCGACCTCACGATCTCGAACCCGACCGCCTGCGGGC encodes:
- a CDS encoding secondary thiamine-phosphate synthase enzyme YjbQ, with the translated sequence MRQFVHTFLVESRGPGLWEFTDDVLSWVESTGIETGLLTLHVRHTSASLLIQENADPEVRRDFERFFRRLVPAGDPLFEHRSEGPDDMPAHVRAALTTTTLSLPILDSRPALGTWQGIYLYEHRTRPHRRSVAAHVLGE
- a CDS encoding YdbL family protein, encoding MNARARVLALSPVLLTAACFTINVYFPEAAIQDLSNKIEEQVVKEAAAKAAAASDAPPPSEPVEKPKESSSVLDLFLGTSVAHADEVVAPEVSSPAIRKIIDSRAGRLDQLNDLKAKGVIGENNQGLVEARALETLADLKARADVQRLVKAENIDREELYKEVAAAKGVDLAQLPKIRETYAETLRDRAKPGEWIQGPDGGWKRK
- the truA gene encoding tRNA pseudouridine(38-40) synthase TruA, encoding MPTYRMTVEYEGTRYHGWQEQKNARSVSGELHRAARAAGAEVVEIGGSGRTDAGVHASAQVAHLRLRAGVDPGRLRLAMNDALPPDVHVLSLEPAPDKFHARHDAIRRTYVYQIARRRTAFAKRYVWWVKRALDARRMQEAAACLEGRHDFKLFCEAPSRQESTLVVVEEALVVEDGGLLLLRFTASHFLWKMVRRVVGALVKVGAGELSVAEFRQLVDGNPIPGMKDGTAAWTAPPSGLFLAKVAYRGDLPEGPVIRPVVPVAAEPATARAPSEPERSSRDATPSGTRRRPPRR
- a CDS encoding LytTR family DNA-binding domain-containing protein, with product MSTEKIRALIVDDEPLAREGVRLLLERDPEIEVVGEAADGNAALRSIRALHPQVVFLDIQMPGLDGIQVIDRLEGDVPPVVVFVTAHDQYAIRAFERSALDYVLKPFDDERFEKTLSRAKSQLRRHKAGELNRKLLQLLDHFRGEGAPSAQGGWSIESTEADGGRWLARLAIKSSGRIVFLKVEEIDWIGAADYYVELHVGGKAHLLREAMAKLETRLDPKRFLRIHRSAIVNVERVSEIRASAHGDCTVVLRDGVKLKLSRSRRDKLRQMVKAAS
- a CDS encoding histidine kinase, producing the protein MKELGHPRRSHGTLAALAVFSVFTLVAIVDSSQYYFGQRLSERPVAFWRAAAYALPEWWMWALLTPMIVWAGRRLPIQRPHAVRNAALHVFGSVVIALVHLFVSLSLAWMTDPAGRSAPTFGAFFQVRLYFWFHVELLVYWAILGFSLAVDYYRQARRREVREAQLEARLAHAKLEALKMQLHPHFLFNTLNAVSVLVRKGENQAAVRMIAGLSDLLRLALDNSGAQEVTLEEEMHFLDRYLAIEKIRFGERLRVSVDVPRDALDARVPNLVLQPLVENAIRHGIAPEPGAGRLDIRADVLGDTLRLRVLDDGAGVDGTPSVRAGGGVGLRNTRERLRQLYGDRFRLELLPGRGRGTEAVLEIPLRFEEDVRQEVAHEYREDPSPDRG
- a CDS encoding TonB-dependent receptor — translated: MYGKRLRALVLAVLVPLAAWAGSTQTGTLRGTVFDSKGEPVVGALISIHSPALIRERVVLTDAQGGFFAPGLPAGDYKVIAKLEGYITVELSTDIEVDKTTPLSVTLKEGELTETLTVTAERPIVDKTNTESSVTLEKGFTEQLPVPRSDLSLLTFAPGVVDPDGDGNANFLGGTSNSNNYLVDGVSSKDPVTGTFGRNLNYDAIETIDVKLTGISAEYGQTQGGISNVILKSGGNEFTGSFRDVISAPSWTRLYADKARQWFAPEGPIPGTVDPEDPEGGPLVYGRPDLPTRTDADFDKADQLSVTLGGPVVVDNAWFFLAYDRIETTATDFLGNPQGGPGGNGSFIDTFDGDIGSLKLTWQATNNQRFMYSFSEDPATTTRCYGQIFFTGPCFDTRNVDNQKQGGFEWIGDWNATWSPTVISNVKIARFKNTFQISPLTPIEDIPGIPRSSSGEIAPAIELSTLQTFDANIFDEFPEARNREQYEATVTKFLDTDKLGSHTIKIGADYQEMDNPGNTAIQGNSIFYFFAGAGPDPYDVDNRFYYLWVDFPVLPNNSTPRNEYTAVYLNDEWQLNANWAFNLGVRWEKSNNVSDIGETIIKDTGFAPRLGVSFDVRGDGKHVVKGTAARYLAGINITTLGPFTRLAGGTASYDVYFNTSPDPGNPADTDSWLLITSVRAESSAQAAPKVKPQSIDEYTLSYEILLNPTFGLSARAISRDWSNILMNQGRYDYASGIPEKITTLRNNPAAKRKYEALVLGAQKRFADNFSFDATYTWSRAIGNVLSDESFDSFNIYPDVPQTTENRYGRLDWDTPHAFKFQGYYQIPLRSARHGLTVGTVGQFLSGLPYARNNGTRNTVVGPGPDGEQDSPLGTPGDEALDDDQTESLVAYFEPRGSHRGPSTYNIDLSFVYRFRFAKNTNFETRFEVFNVTDQQRPTAVSSSWFENPAGDNAQLETNYTFGSPTAYQGFFQNPRTYQVQFAVTW